In one Polaribacter sp. ALD11 genomic region, the following are encoded:
- the rimO gene encoding 30S ribosomal protein S12 methylthiotransferase RimO: MRTKTIKKNKINVVTLGCSKNIYDSEVLMGQLKANGKDVVHEDPEDDGNIVVINTCGFIGKAKEESIDTILHYAKRKEAGEIDKVFVSGCLSERYKPDLEAEIPNVDQYFGTHDLPNLLKVLEADYKHELIGERLTTTPKHYAYLKIAEGCDRPCSFCAIPLMRGKHVSTPIEDIVTEATKLAEKGIKEVMLIAQDLTYYGLDIYKKRALADLLEALAKVNGIEWIRMHYAFPTGFPMDVLDVMKREPKVCNYLDIPLQHINTELLKSMKRGTTHEKTTALIHKFRETVPKMAIRTTLIVGYPGETEEMFQELKDWIEEMRFERMGAFEYSHEENTGAYVLEDDVPAEVKFQRVNEIMEIQSQISWELNQEKIGKTFRCLFDRKDGEFFYGRTESDSPDVDNDVIVDAKEHYIKIGEFIDIKIHEAGDYDLYGTPVTKVEKPVSLHQKRK; encoded by the coding sequence ATGCGTACAAAAACCATCAAAAAAAATAAGATTAACGTTGTTACTTTAGGTTGTTCTAAGAATATTTACGATTCTGAAGTATTAATGGGACAATTGAAAGCTAATGGAAAAGATGTTGTTCATGAAGATCCAGAAGATGATGGAAATATTGTTGTAATAAATACTTGTGGTTTTATTGGTAAGGCAAAAGAGGAGTCTATTGATACTATTTTACATTACGCCAAAAGAAAGGAAGCAGGAGAAATTGATAAAGTTTTTGTTTCTGGTTGTTTAAGTGAACGTTATAAACCAGATTTAGAAGCAGAAATTCCGAATGTAGATCAATATTTTGGTACGCACGATTTACCTAATTTATTAAAGGTTTTAGAAGCAGATTATAAGCACGAATTAATTGGTGAGCGTTTAACAACAACACCAAAACATTATGCATATTTAAAGATTGCAGAAGGTTGTGATAGACCATGTTCATTTTGTGCAATTCCTTTAATGAGAGGAAAACACGTTTCTACACCTATTGAAGATATTGTTACAGAAGCAACAAAATTAGCAGAAAAAGGAATTAAAGAAGTAATGTTAATTGCACAAGATTTAACATATTACGGTTTAGATATTTATAAAAAAAGGGCATTAGCCGATTTGTTAGAAGCGTTGGCTAAAGTAAACGGAATTGAATGGATTAGAATGCATTATGCTTTTCCTACAGGTTTTCCTATGGATGTTTTAGATGTAATGAAGAGAGAGCCTAAAGTGTGTAATTATTTAGATATCCCTTTACAGCACATTAATACAGAGTTGTTAAAGTCTATGAAACGTGGTACAACGCATGAAAAAACAACTGCATTAATTCATAAATTTAGAGAAACTGTGCCAAAAATGGCAATTAGAACTACATTAATTGTTGGGTATCCAGGAGAAACAGAAGAAATGTTTCAAGAATTAAAAGATTGGATAGAAGAAATGCGTTTTGAACGTATGGGAGCTTTTGAATATTCTCACGAAGAAAATACTGGTGCGTATGTTTTAGAAGATGATGTGCCTGCAGAAGTAAAGTTTCAAAGAGTAAATGAAATTATGGAAATTCAATCTCAAATTTCGTGGGAATTGAATCAAGAAAAAATAGGAAAAACATTTAGATGTTTGTTCGATAGAAAAGATGGAGAGTTTTTCTACGGAAGAACAGAATCTGATTCGCCAGATGTAGATAATGATGTAATTGTAGATGCTAAAGAACATTATATTAAAATTGGTGAGTTTATAGATATTAAAATTCATGAAGCTGGAGATTACGATTTATACGGAACCCCAGTAACCAAAGTTGAAAAGCCAGTTTCTTTACATCAAAAAAGAAAATAA
- a CDS encoding amidase family protein encodes MKKLLFFTVYFFFVIGCQPQKEKLPLVVFKKYDETSALEKQQNHENNRMKFKLFQSKYLDMNTVFESFNEDLAYFSEENYTALKPFILEQDIPTLQKNIKDGKLSYEKLTLFYLYRIRKFESDSTKSLNSIISLNPDVLKEARARDQHKKENNEHSIYGMPVLLKDNINTKDMPTTAGAIALAENKNTKDAFIVEKLRENGALILGKVNLSEWAYFFCSGCPLGYSAIGGQTINPYGRGQFETGGSSAGSGVTIAANFAVAAVGTETAGSITSPSSLNSVVGLKPTIGVLSRTGIVPISSTLDTPGPMTKNVIDNAIFMNAMRGYDRRDVASKKIEEDYYQNGFKQKFEGRKLGVLVSLLSDSIYTLTIDKLRKVGVEIVEITPPEIYFDGFTTLLNMDMKYDLPKYLSKYSDKKIVIKSVKEVISFNLKDSVLRMPYGQQLFNGIVEDKTTLKELKVIKNNLEKEGRKFLQALKDENLDAILSINNYHSGIAAVAKYPTLTVPMGYKKSGEPISLTFIGVPFSERKLLEIGYAFEQLTKVRKMPKNYQ; translated from the coding sequence ATGAAAAAACTTTTATTTTTTACAGTTTACTTTTTTTTTGTTATTGGCTGTCAGCCCCAAAAAGAGAAATTACCTCTAGTTGTTTTTAAAAAATATGACGAAACTAGTGCTTTAGAAAAGCAACAGAATCATGAAAATAATAGAATGAAATTTAAATTATTTCAATCTAAATACTTAGACATGAATACAGTTTTCGAATCTTTTAATGAAGATTTAGCCTATTTTTCAGAGGAAAACTATACTGCATTAAAACCATTTATTTTAGAGCAAGATATTCCTACGCTTCAAAAAAATATAAAAGATGGAAAACTTTCTTACGAAAAACTAACCTTGTTTTATTTGTACCGAATTCGGAAATTTGAGAGCGATTCGACAAAATCGTTAAATAGTATTATCAGTTTAAATCCTGATGTTTTAAAAGAAGCAAGAGCAAGAGATCAGCACAAAAAAGAGAATAACGAGCACTCTATATACGGAATGCCTGTGTTATTAAAAGACAATATTAATACCAAAGACATGCCAACAACCGCAGGTGCAATTGCTTTGGCAGAAAATAAAAATACCAAAGATGCTTTTATTGTCGAAAAACTGCGTGAAAATGGCGCGTTAATTTTAGGAAAAGTAAATTTAAGTGAATGGGCTTATTTTTTCTGTTCTGGTTGTCCGTTGGGGTATTCTGCAATAGGCGGACAAACTATAAATCCGTATGGAAGAGGCCAATTTGAAACAGGAGGAAGCTCTGCCGGAAGTGGCGTTACAATTGCAGCGAATTTTGCTGTGGCAGCAGTAGGTACAGAAACTGCAGGTTCAATTACGTCACCATCTAGTTTGAATTCTGTAGTAGGTTTAAAGCCAACTATTGGAGTTTTAAGTAGAACAGGAATTGTACCAATTTCGTCAACATTAGACACTCCAGGGCCCATGACAAAAAATGTAATTGACAACGCAATTTTTATGAATGCAATGCGTGGTTATGATAGAAGAGATGTTGCCTCCAAAAAAATAGAGGAAGACTATTATCAAAACGGATTTAAACAAAAATTTGAAGGTAGAAAATTAGGTGTTTTAGTTTCGCTTTTATCAGACTCTATTTATACTTTAACTATTGATAAATTAAGAAAAGTAGGTGTAGAGATTGTCGAAATTACACCACCAGAAATTTATTTTGATGGCTTTACAACTTTGTTAAATATGGATATGAAATACGATTTACCTAAATATTTGTCAAAATATTCAGATAAAAAAATAGTAATAAAATCGGTAAAAGAAGTTATTTCATTCAATTTAAAAGATTCTGTTTTAAGAATGCCTTATGGACAGCAGTTATTTAATGGCATCGTAGAAGATAAAACTACATTAAAAGAATTAAAGGTTATTAAAAATAATTTAGAAAAAGAAGGTCGAAAATTTCTCCAAGCTTTAAAGGATGAAAATTTAGATGCCATTTTGTCTATCAATAATTATCATTCTGGTATTGCAGCAGTTGCAAAGTACCCAACACTTACGGTTCCAATGGGGTATAAAAAATCTGGAGAACCTATCAGTTTAACATTTATTGGAGTCCCTTTTTCCGAAAGAAAATTACTAGAAATTGGTTATGCTTTCGAACAATTAACAAAAGTGAGAAAAATGCCTAAAAACTATCAATAG
- a CDS encoding putative sulfate exporter family transporter, whose product MKSALAIVFLLNSIALFVFPAIGHLLHLSQEQFGL is encoded by the coding sequence ATAAAATCTGCTTTAGCAATTGTCTTTTTATTAAATTCTATTGCATTGTTTGTTTTCCCAGCAATTGGGCATTTGTTACACTTATCACAAGAACAGTTTGGTTTGTAG
- the ftsY gene encoding signal recognition particle-docking protein FtsY has protein sequence MSFFKKIFSKEKKETLDKGLEKTKTNFFDKLSKAVAGKSKVDDDVLDNLEEILVASDVGVKTTLKIITRIEARVAKDKYVGTDELNKILREEIASLLSETNLGNETEFTIPENKKPYVIMVVGVNGVGKTTTIGKLASQFKKQGLKVVLGAADTFRAAAIDQLQVWADRTDVPIVRQEMGSDPASVAFDTLTSAVKQNADVVIIDTAGRLHNKVNLMNELTKIKRVMQKVVKDAPHEVLLVLDGSTGQNAFEQAKQFTLATEVTSLAVTKLDGTAKGGVVIGISDQFKIPVKYIGVGEGIDDLQVFNKHEFVDSFFN, from the coding sequence ATGAGTTTTTTTAAAAAGATATTTTCAAAAGAAAAAAAAGAAACATTAGACAAAGGGTTAGAAAAAACCAAAACTAATTTTTTTGATAAACTTTCTAAAGCCGTTGCAGGGAAATCTAAAGTAGATGATGATGTTCTAGATAATTTAGAAGAGATTTTAGTAGCATCTGATGTTGGCGTAAAAACAACGTTAAAAATTATTACAAGGATAGAGGCAAGAGTTGCTAAAGACAAATATGTTGGTACAGACGAATTAAACAAAATTCTTAGAGAAGAAATAGCAAGTTTATTATCGGAAACGAATCTTGGTAATGAAACAGAATTTACAATACCAGAAAATAAAAAACCTTATGTTATAATGGTTGTTGGTGTTAATGGAGTTGGTAAAACAACTACAATAGGTAAATTAGCAAGTCAGTTTAAAAAACAAGGTTTAAAAGTAGTTTTAGGGGCTGCAGATACATTTAGAGCAGCAGCAATAGATCAATTACAAGTTTGGGCAGATAGAACAGATGTGCCAATTGTACGTCAAGAAATGGGGTCTGATCCTGCTTCTGTAGCATTTGATACCTTAACATCTGCAGTAAAACAAAATGCAGATGTTGTAATAATAGACACCGCTGGTAGATTACATAATAAAGTTAATTTAATGAATGAATTAACTAAAATTAAACGCGTAATGCAAAAGGTAGTTAAAGATGCACCACATGAAGTTTTATTGGTTTTAGATGGATCGACTGGGCAAAATGCATTTGAGCAAGCAAAACAGTTTACATTAGCAACAGAAGTTACTTCTTTGGCAGTTACTAAATTAGACGGTACTGCAAAAGGTGGTGTTGTAATTGGTATTTCAGATCAATTTAAAATACCTGTTAAATATATCGGAGTAGGAGAAGGAATTGACGATTTACAGGTTTTTAACAAACATGAATTTGTAGATTCTTTTTTTAATTAG
- a CDS encoding DUF4295 domain-containing protein — MAKKTVASLQTSSKRLSKAIKMVKSPKTGAYTFVESIMQPEKVNDFLAKK, encoded by the coding sequence ATGGCAAAAAAAACAGTAGCATCGTTACAAACATCTTCAAAAAGGTTAAGTAAAGCTATCAAAATGGTAAAATCTCCAAAAACAGGAGCTTATACATTTGTAGAATCGATCATGCAACCAGAAAAAGTAAATGACTTTTTAGCTAAAAAGTAA
- the rpmG gene encoding 50S ribosomal protein L33, which translates to MAKKGNRVQVILECTEHKATGKPGTSRYITTKNKKNSPDRMEIKKFNSILNKMTVHKEIK; encoded by the coding sequence ATGGCAAAAAAAGGTAATAGAGTTCAAGTAATATTAGAATGTACAGAGCACAAAGCAACTGGTAAACCAGGTACTTCTAGATACATTACAACTAAGAACAAGAAGAATAGTCCTGATAGAATGGAGATTAAGAAATTTAACTCTATCTTAAACAAAATGACTGTTCACAAAGAAATTAAATAA
- the rpmB gene encoding 50S ribosomal protein L28, with product MSRVCELTGKKAMVGNNVSHALNRTKRKFDANLMTKRFFIPEEDKWITLKVSASALKNINKKGISAVIKEARANGFLTK from the coding sequence ATGTCTAGAGTTTGTGAATTAACAGGTAAAAAAGCAATGGTTGGGAACAATGTTTCTCACGCTTTGAATAGAACAAAGAGAAAATTTGACGCTAATCTAATGACCAAGCGTTTTTTCATTCCAGAAGAAGATAAATGGATTACTTTAAAAGTATCTGCGTCTGCTTTAAAAAATATTAACAAGAAAGGAATTTCTGCAGTTATAAAAGAAGCGAGAGCTAACGGATTTTTAACTAAGTAA
- a CDS encoding competence/damage-inducible protein A → MNAEIITIGDEILIGQIVDTNSQWIGQQLNKIGVSVYQITSIQDDKQHILNALKEAQERVAIVIITGGLGPTKDDITKKTISEFFNDTELIEYPEVVAHIKGLFQKINHPFKEIQRTQAQLPSKATLLMNNLGTAPGMWFYENETVFVSLPGVPYEMKGLITNEVLPRIQTRFKLPFIIHKTIMTYGQGESTIAERIDEFETNLPTYIKLAYLPSFGKVRLRLSAKGENKEVLETALNEKITAIYQLIPEIITGIDDDSSLEKRVGELLTKRNKTIATAESLTGGQIAANLVSVAGSSAYYKGSIIAYSAEMKNNLLDVSLETIKKYTVVSKEVALEMARGVKQKLETDYAIAVTGNAGPTTDKTDKSVGVVYIAFISDEKEIVQEFNFGQPREKVINRTVSKSLEILQKEIL, encoded by the coding sequence ATGAATGCAGAAATAATAACTATAGGAGATGAAATTCTTATCGGCCAAATTGTAGACACAAACTCACAGTGGATTGGCCAGCAATTAAATAAAATAGGAGTTTCAGTATATCAGATAACTTCTATTCAAGATGATAAGCAACATATTTTAAACGCACTAAAGGAAGCGCAAGAAAGAGTCGCTATTGTTATTATTACAGGAGGTTTAGGTCCCACAAAAGATGATATCACTAAGAAAACAATTTCAGAATTCTTTAATGATACCGAGCTTATAGAATATCCAGAAGTTGTAGCTCATATAAAAGGACTATTTCAAAAAATAAACCATCCGTTTAAAGAAATTCAACGTACGCAAGCACAATTGCCTTCAAAAGCGACCTTATTAATGAATAACTTAGGAACAGCACCAGGAATGTGGTTTTACGAAAACGAGACTGTCTTTGTGTCACTTCCAGGAGTTCCTTATGAAATGAAAGGTTTAATTACCAATGAAGTTTTACCAAGAATTCAAACACGATTTAAGTTGCCTTTCATTATTCATAAAACAATTATGACTTATGGGCAAGGAGAAAGTACCATTGCAGAAAGAATTGATGAGTTCGAAACTAATTTACCTACCTATATTAAATTGGCTTATTTGCCGTCTTTTGGTAAAGTTCGATTGCGTTTATCTGCCAAAGGAGAAAACAAAGAAGTGCTAGAAACAGCATTAAACGAAAAAATAACAGCAATTTATCAATTAATTCCAGAAATTATTACAGGTATAGATGACGATAGTTCTTTAGAAAAAAGGGTAGGAGAGTTACTAACCAAAAGGAACAAAACAATTGCTACAGCAGAAAGTTTAACTGGAGGCCAAATTGCAGCTAATCTGGTTTCGGTAGCAGGATCATCTGCATATTATAAAGGAAGTATAATTGCCTATTCAGCAGAAATGAAAAATAATTTGCTAGATGTTTCCTTAGAAACCATTAAAAAATATACCGTTGTAAGTAAAGAAGTAGCGTTGGAGATGGCAAGAGGAGTTAAACAGAAACTAGAAACAGATTATGCAATTGCAGTAACAGGAAATGCAGGCCCAACTACAGACAAAACGGACAAAAGTGTAGGTGTTGTTTACATTGCTTTTATTTCAGATGAAAAAGAAATTGTGCAAGAATTTAACTTTGGACAACCAAGAGAAAAGGTAATTAATAGAACGGTAAGTAAATCATTAGAAATTTTACAGAAAGAAATTCTTTAA
- a CDS encoding fumarylacetoacetate hydrolase family protein, producing the protein MKIICIGRNYAKHIEELANEKPESPVVFLKPDSAILPRKNPFFIPPFSNDVHYEVEVLIKINKVGKHIDAKFAHKYYDEIGLGIDFTARDVQANCKEKGLPWEKAKAFDGSAVVGEFYPKEDFDLENLQFQLYKNDEIVQYGNTNAMLWKTDELISYVSQYFTLKKGDIIFTGTPAGVGKVVENDNLKGVIAGKEAFNIRVK; encoded by the coding sequence ATGAAAATAATTTGTATTGGGCGCAATTACGCAAAACATATTGAAGAATTAGCAAACGAAAAACCAGAAAGTCCTGTTGTTTTTCTAAAGCCAGATTCAGCAATTCTACCAAGGAAAAATCCGTTCTTTATTCCTCCTTTTTCTAATGATGTTCATTATGAAGTAGAGGTTTTAATAAAAATTAATAAAGTAGGTAAACATATAGATGCAAAGTTTGCACATAAATATTATGATGAAATCGGACTAGGAATCGATTTTACAGCGAGAGATGTGCAAGCAAACTGCAAAGAAAAAGGCTTGCCCTGGGAAAAAGCCAAAGCATTTGATGGAAGTGCGGTTGTGGGTGAATTTTATCCGAAGGAAGACTTCGATTTAGAAAACTTACAATTTCAATTGTATAAGAATGATGAAATTGTTCAATATGGAAACACCAATGCAATGTTGTGGAAAACGGATGAATTGATCTCTTATGTTTCGCAATACTTCACCCTAAAAAAAGGAGATATTATTTTTACAGGAACACCAGCAGGAGTTGGTAAAGTTGTAGAAAATGATAACTTAAAAGGAGTTATCGCAGGTAAGGAAGCTTTTAATATTCGAGTGAAGTAA
- a CDS encoding 1,4-dihydroxy-2-naphthoyl-CoA synthase: protein MIQPEWKTVKEYEDITYKKCNGVARIAFNRPNVRNAFRPKTTKELYDAFYDAGEDTSIGVVLLSAEGPSTKDGVYSFCSGGDQRARGHQGYVGEDGYHRLNILEVQRLIRFMPKAVIAVVPGWAVGGGHSLHVVCDLTLASKEHAIFKQTDADVTSFDGGYGSAYLAKMVGQKRAREIFFLGRNYSAQEAYDMGMVNAVIPHDDLENTAYEWAQEILEKSPTSIKMLKFAMNLTDDGMVGQQVFAGEATRLAYMTDEAKEGRDAFLEKRKPNFPKVWIP, encoded by the coding sequence ATGATACAACCCGAGTGGAAAACTGTTAAAGAATACGAAGATATTACCTATAAAAAATGTAATGGAGTTGCTAGAATAGCGTTTAACAGGCCTAATGTTAGAAATGCTTTTAGACCAAAAACAACTAAAGAATTATATGATGCTTTTTATGATGCTGGCGAAGATACATCGATAGGTGTTGTACTTCTTTCTGCAGAAGGACCAAGTACAAAAGATGGAGTGTATTCTTTCTGTTCTGGTGGAGACCAAAGAGCACGTGGTCATCAAGGGTATGTAGGTGAAGATGGGTATCACAGACTAAATATTTTAGAAGTGCAGCGATTAATTCGTTTTATGCCAAAAGCAGTAATTGCAGTTGTACCAGGTTGGGCAGTTGGTGGCGGACATAGTTTGCATGTTGTTTGCGATTTAACTTTGGCAAGTAAAGAGCACGCTATTTTTAAACAAACAGATGCAGATGTAACTTCTTTTGATGGTGGTTATGGCTCAGCATATTTGGCAAAAATGGTTGGACAAAAAAGAGCAAGAGAAATTTTCTTTTTAGGAAGAAATTATTCTGCACAAGAAGCGTATGATATGGGAATGGTAAATGCTGTTATTCCGCATGACGACCTAGAAAACACAGCTTACGAATGGGCACAAGAGATTTTAGAGAAATCGCCAACTTCTATAAAAATGCTAAAATTTGCCATGAATTTAACAGATGATGGTATGGTTGGTCAGCAGGTTTTTGCTGGGGAAGCAACGCGTTTGGCATATATGACAGACGAAGCAAAAGAAGGAAGAGATGCTTTTCTTGAAAAGAGAAAACCTAATTTCCCTAAAGTTTGGATACCATAA
- a CDS encoding alpha/beta hydrolase-fold protein gives MMIQKSLPLLFLFFSVCGFSQKIINKTISSDYVDDKREIKIYLPEGYDEKEKRNYPLAIVLDAEYLFDVYVGNAVLFAAKDKAPKQIIVGVTMAKTREKDTYFNINNGNLTTDNEKFYQFIKNEVIFDIESNYKTSPFISIIGEGTSANLITNFLREQTPFINTYICINPNFSDFIGGQMQTYNLPRFEKEDNTFYFYTNNSPMLSDAKQTRIGELQKGLSNLALKNFNVINDTIQTKSSVSAISEAIPRALTKVFEIYSAISKEEFDKKVKDLSPLDAISYLENKYLDIEFLFGSNLGIREQDIFAIEKIIIEKENGDQLLNFGKMILKLFPASPLGNYYIGRYYEEGKNIKKALYYYKIGYGKMDPADPNSDAFYENILRLGGR, from the coding sequence ATGATGATTCAAAAATCGCTTCCATTATTATTCTTATTTTTTTCAGTTTGTGGTTTTTCACAAAAAATTATAAATAAAACAATATCATCTGATTACGTAGATGATAAAAGAGAAATAAAAATATACCTTCCGGAAGGTTATGATGAAAAGGAAAAGAGAAATTACCCGTTAGCAATTGTTTTAGATGCGGAGTACTTGTTTGATGTATATGTTGGAAATGCAGTATTGTTTGCCGCAAAAGATAAAGCGCCAAAACAAATTATTGTGGGTGTTACAATGGCAAAAACCAGAGAAAAAGATACTTATTTCAATATAAACAATGGAAATTTAACAACTGATAATGAGAAGTTTTATCAGTTTATAAAAAATGAAGTCATTTTTGATATTGAAAGTAATTATAAGACTTCGCCCTTTATCTCTATTATTGGTGAAGGAACTTCAGCTAACTTAATTACAAATTTTCTAAGAGAGCAGACTCCGTTTATTAACACTTACATCTGTATAAATCCTAATTTTTCAGATTTTATAGGCGGACAAATGCAAACATATAATTTACCAAGATTCGAGAAAGAAGACAATACTTTTTATTTTTACACAAATAACTCACCCATGCTTTCTGATGCAAAACAAACTAGAATTGGTGAATTACAAAAAGGACTCTCTAACTTGGCTCTTAAAAACTTTAATGTTATTAATGACACCATTCAGACAAAAAGCAGCGTTTCTGCAATTAGCGAAGCCATTCCTAGAGCGCTAACAAAGGTTTTTGAAATTTATTCGGCAATATCTAAAGAAGAGTTTGATAAGAAGGTAAAAGACTTGTCACCTTTAGATGCTATTTCTTATTTAGAGAATAAATATTTAGATATCGAGTTTTTATTCGGAAGTAATTTAGGAATTAGAGAACAAGATATTTTTGCAATCGAAAAGATAATTATTGAAAAAGAAAACGGAGATCAATTATTAAACTTTGGTAAAATGATCTTAAAACTTTTTCCCGCTTCTCCTTTAGGTAACTATTATATTGGTCGCTATTATGAAGAAGGTAAAAACATTAAAAAAGCGCTGTATTACTATAAAATAGGATACGGAAAAATGGATCCTGCAGACCCAAATTCCGATGCCTTTTATGAAAATATACTAAGACTAGGTGGTCGTTAA
- a CDS encoding DNA-binding protein — MGLQEDLREGEDNLQDGEDNLQEGAMNLKEGEKVNLIIETETGLGYTVLINEEFDGLLFRSEVFQELEENMEVVGYVKNIREDGKIDVSLRPQGFRNVIDSDVDKVLARLKDSREGFILITDKSSPDSIRFHMKMSKKAFKKAVGNLYKQKLIVIKEDRIELVK, encoded by the coding sequence ATGGGTTTACAAGAGGATTTACGAGAAGGTGAAGATAATTTACAAGACGGAGAAGATAATTTGCAAGAAGGCGCAATGAACTTGAAAGAGGGAGAGAAAGTAAATTTAATAATTGAAACGGAAACAGGTTTAGGGTACACTGTTTTAATTAATGAAGAATTTGATGGTTTACTTTTTAGAAGTGAAGTTTTTCAGGAATTAGAAGAGAACATGGAGGTTGTTGGGTATGTTAAAAATATTCGTGAAGATGGGAAAATAGACGTTTCTTTAAGACCACAAGGTTTTAGAAATGTGATTGATTCTGATGTTGATAAAGTACTTGCTAGATTAAAAGATAGTAGAGAAGGTTTTATTTTAATTACTGATAAAAGCTCTCCAGATTCTATCCGTTTCCATATGAAAATGAGTAAGAAAGCATTTAAAAAAGCGGTTGGTAATTTGTACAAGCAAAAACTAATTGTAATTAAGGAAGATAGAATTGAGTTGGTAAAATAG